Proteins encoded by one window of Glycine soja cultivar W05 chromosome 15, ASM419377v2, whole genome shotgun sequence:
- the LOC114386590 gene encoding NADH-ubiquinone oxidoreductase 20.9 kDa subunit-like gives MNTDITASTKPEYPVIDRNPPFTKVVGNFNTLDYLRFVTITGVSVTVGYLSGIKPGIRGPSMVTGGLIGVMGGFMYAYQNSAGRLMGFFPNDDEVARYNKK, from the exons ATGAACACAGACATCACTGCATCGACGAAGCCAGAGTACCCTGTCATTGATCGTAACCCTCCCTTCACCAAAGTCGTCGGCAACTTCAACACCCTCGACTATCTCCGATTCGTCACCATCACCGGCGTTTCTGTCACCGTCGGCTATCTCTCCG GGATTAAGCCTGGAATTAGGGGTCCGTCGATGGTTACAGGGGGCTTGATCGGAGTGATGGGTGGGTTCATGTATGCTTACCAGAACTCCGCTGGTAGACTCATGGGTTTCTTCCCCAACGATGATGAGGTAGCTCgctacaacaaaaaataa
- the LOC114387189 gene encoding CASP-like protein 2B1 — protein MSSYLGVGVSPGNVPVYHSTNVKVLDRKIKITELVLRCVILGLGVLAAVLVGTDSEVKEFFSFQKEAKFTDMKSLVFLVVANGLAAGYSLIQGLRCILSMIRGRVLFSKPLAWAIFSGDQVMAYVTVVALAAAGQSGMIARVGQPELQWMKICNMYGKFCNQVGEGIASAFVASLSMVVMSCISAFSLFRLYGGNKTKNVHW, from the exons ATGAGTAGTTATTTGGGTGTAGGTGTTAGTCCTGGGAATGTCCCAGTTTACCACAGCACAAATGTGAAAGTGTTAGATAGGAAGATCAAGATAACAGAATTGGTGTTGAGGTGTGTGATCCTTGGTTTAGGGGTTCTTGCAGCTGTTCTTGTGGGGACTGATTCCGAAGTCAAGGAGTTTTTCTCATTTCAGAAGGAAGCTAAATTTACAGACATGAAGTCTTTGGT GTTCCTGGTGGTTGCAAATGGGTTAGCTGCTGGCTACTCCTTAATCCAAGGGTTGCGCTGTATCCTTAGTATGATCAGGGGAAGAGTACTCTTCAGCAAGCCCCTAGCTTGGGCCATTTTTTCTGGTGATCAG GTAATGGCCTATGTAACAGTGGTGGCATTGGCGGCGGCAGGGCAATCGGGTATGATTGCAAGGGTTGGCCAGCCAGAACTGCAATGGATGAAGATATGCAACATGTATGGGAAATTCTGCAACCAAGTGGGAGAAGGGATAGCTAGTGCTTTTGTGGCTAGCCTTAGCATGGTGGTCATGTCTTGTATTTCTGCTTTCAGCCTCTTCCGTTTGTATGGTGGtaacaaaaccaaaaatgtGCATTGGTAG